The genomic DNA CATGGAGATGGTATCAAGAGAAACGGGTGTACCTATCCATGGGAAAATATTTACGGACTCATTAGGAGAAGCTGGTAGCGATGGGGACACCTATATCAAGATGGTGAAGTGGAATGCTGAAATGATTGCCGATGGGTTGGGAAAATAAAAAATGAACGAGTCATGTATCATCTTCTTTTAGATGATGCATGACTCGCTTTTTTAGGAAGAGCATACTTAAAGTGTGTTCATTTGGAACGGGACACTTTGCAAAGTTCTTATTTCATATTGACAAAAATTCCATCCAAGTTCGCCTCTTTTGTCAATAAACCGGTTTCTTTCATCCAATCGGCTGTCAGTTGCCATGTTTCTTCATCCTGTTCCCCAAACGTACCAGCGGCCCTCATTTTCGGTAGAAGGATAGATAGTGACTCTCTTTCGACCTCCTCGACGAGAGGGAAGTTGGCCTCATCTTGGTGTTTCAGTAAAATGGCTAGCGCTTCTTCTGGGTCTTTGTCCATGTCGTCAAAAGCTTTACTGATTGCACGCCAAAAGGCTTCGATGTTTTGTTGTTCTTCCTTCCAAGTGTCATCACTTGTTACAACGAGCAGTTCATAGAAAGAAGGGGTGCCATAATCTGTCGGGTCAATGTAGCCTGTAGGAAACCCTTCATACTCCAGGAGTGGTACTTCGTGATTAATGTAGGCACCGATAACAGCGTCCGCTTTCTTTGATACTAAGGAGGAATTCAATTCGAAACCAACATCGACCATTTTCACTTTATTAAAATCGGCGCCATCCGCTTCCATCATCGTTTCAAGAATGGCTTCGTTTAAAGGAATGCCTGAATAGCCGACCGTTTTTCCTTCTAAATCCTTCGGTGATTCAATGCCGCTTTCCTTCAAAAAAGCAACGTGATTCAATGGTGAACGAACGAGGACGCCGACGGATTTCACGTCGATATCTTGTTCGGAACGTGCGATGATGACGTCCGGCTGATAGGTAATGCCCATTGTCACTTTTCCTGCAGCGGCAAGATTGATGGGATCAGTCGGATTGGCTGGGAATTGGATATCTAGTTCGATCCCCTCTTCTTCAAAATAGCCCTTTTCCTCCGCGACATAAAGGAAGCTATGTACAGCATTTGGATACCAATCGAGCATGATGCTGACTTTGTTCGTTTCT from Sporosarcina sp. FSL K6-1522 includes the following:
- a CDS encoding ABC transporter substrate-binding protein, whose translation is MEVKKLKKITLSLTSIALILLLSACNKEETNKVSIMLDWYPNAVHSFLYVAEEKGYFEEEGIELDIQFPANPTDPINLAAAGKVTMGITYQPDVIIARSEQDIDVKSVGVLVRSPLNHVAFLKESGIESPKDLEGKTVGYSGIPLNEAILETMMEADGADFNKVKMVDVGFELNSSLVSKKADAVIGAYINHEVPLLEYEGFPTGYIDPTDYGTPSFYELLVVTSDDTWKEEQQNIEAFWRAISKAFDDMDKDPEEALAILLKHQDEANFPLVEEVERESLSILLPKMRAAGTFGEQDEETWQLTADWMKETGLLTKEANLDGIFVNMK